A region of Paractinoplanes abujensis DNA encodes the following proteins:
- a CDS encoding ABC transporter substrate-binding protein: protein MSRRRYVATALVAVASLAAASACSDPTAEPGASGGNTTITVALAANPQMKTAETLIADFEQKNPGIKVKFTTLPENDLRPAVTKDVATKAGQYDVAMIGSYEVPIWAKNKWIAPLDDYVAKDTAWDSADVLQPIKDIVSADGKLYGAPFYGSSSFLFYRKDLAAKAGVTIPEKPTWDQVAAAAAKMDDKAGGVSGICLRGLPGWGQNLASLTTVINTFGGRWFDEQWNPQLTSPETTAAVKFYVDLLRAHGQPDAAKDGWEGCLQQITQGKTAMWYDDTVFAGSALDQATPQVKENLGFALAPVNKTDASGWLWSWGLAITESSKNKDAAWKFISWATSKDYIKLAGEKAGWDAIPPGSRTSTYALPEYQKAASSYADLTIKSIDAANPNKPTVQPVPYTGVQYVQIAEFTDIGDYVSQQVAGAISGTQTVEQALQKSQTYTEGVVKKAGYLK, encoded by the coding sequence CGCGTCGGCCTGCTCGGACCCCACAGCCGAGCCGGGCGCGTCCGGCGGCAACACCACGATCACCGTTGCGCTCGCCGCGAACCCGCAGATGAAGACCGCCGAGACACTGATTGCGGACTTCGAGCAGAAGAACCCTGGCATCAAGGTCAAGTTCACCACCCTGCCGGAGAACGACCTGCGGCCGGCCGTCACCAAGGACGTCGCGACCAAGGCCGGCCAGTACGACGTGGCCATGATCGGCAGCTACGAGGTGCCGATCTGGGCCAAGAACAAGTGGATCGCGCCGCTCGACGACTACGTCGCCAAGGACACCGCCTGGGACTCGGCCGACGTGCTGCAGCCGATCAAGGACATCGTCTCGGCCGACGGCAAGCTGTACGGCGCCCCGTTCTACGGCTCCTCGTCGTTCCTGTTCTACCGCAAGGATCTGGCGGCCAAGGCCGGCGTCACCATTCCCGAAAAGCCGACCTGGGACCAGGTCGCGGCGGCCGCGGCCAAAATGGACGACAAGGCCGGCGGCGTCTCGGGCATCTGCCTGCGTGGCCTGCCCGGCTGGGGCCAGAACCTGGCCTCGTTGACCACGGTCATCAACACCTTCGGCGGCCGCTGGTTCGACGAGCAGTGGAACCCGCAGCTCACCTCGCCCGAGACCACGGCCGCGGTCAAGTTCTACGTCGACCTGCTGCGCGCCCACGGTCAGCCCGACGCGGCCAAGGACGGCTGGGAGGGCTGCCTGCAGCAGATCACCCAGGGCAAGACGGCGATGTGGTACGACGACACGGTCTTCGCCGGCTCGGCCCTCGACCAGGCCACCCCCCAGGTCAAGGAGAACCTCGGCTTCGCCCTGGCCCCGGTGAACAAGACCGACGCCTCGGGCTGGCTGTGGTCGTGGGGCCTGGCCATCACCGAGTCGAGCAAGAACAAGGACGCCGCCTGGAAGTTCATCTCGTGGGCGACCAGTAAGGACTACATCAAGCTGGCCGGTGAGAAGGCGGGCTGGGACGCGATCCCGCCCGGCTCGCGCACCTCGACCTACGCCCTGCCCGAATATCAGAAGGCCGCGTCGTCGTACGCCGATCTGACCATCAAGTCGATCGACGCCGCGAACCCGAACAAGCCGACCGTGCAGCCGGTCCCGTACACCGGCGTGCAGTACGTCCAGATCGCCGAGTTCACCGACATCGGCGACTACGTGTCGCAGCAGGTGGCGGGCGCGATCAGCGGCACCCAGACGGTGGAGCAGGCCCTGCAGAAGAGCCAGACCTACACCGAGGGCGTCGTCAAGAAGGCCGGCTACCTCAAGTAG
- a CDS encoding ThuA domain-containing protein, whose amino-acid sequence MPRRRFRLPGRRLITAALTSSALLAGSLIGTAQPAVAQAAAAAADPYSVLVFSKTAEFRHDAIPAGIAAIRQLGADNGFTVDATEDAAAFTDDNLAKYKAVIWLSTTGDVLDPGQQSAFERYIKAGGGYAGIHAASDTEYSWPWYGKLVGAYFSGHPANQQAVVKVEDHAHPSTAGLPDRWSRFDEWYNFRTNPRGAVHVLASLDETSYTPGSGAMGSDHPTAWCQDYDGGRAWYTGGGHTQESYADPQFLSHLLGGIRTAAGVLDADCGASLTSSFEKVTLDANTSNPMELDIAGDGRVFYVERDGRVQIIKPDTGRTVTAVDLDVFTGNEDGLIGIRLDPDFDSNGWVYLYYARNDGVPRNLLSRFTVTGDSIATSSEKVVLQVDTQRNTCCHAGGSMTFDAAGNLYLATGDNTNPFESDAFAPLDERPGRQDYDSQRTSANTNDLRGKVLRIHPEDDGTYTVPAGNLFAPGTAKTRPEIYAMGFRNPFRIGIDPKTGTLYLGDYGPDASAANPNRGPEGTVEWNIVGAAGNFGWPYCTGANYAYNDYQFPSGPSGAKFNCAAPVNDSPNNTGLTTLPPALAATVDYDYGGNPRFGEIGGGGAPMGGPVYRYDADSTSARKWPAYYDGKALFGEWNQSKMYTMQVTPDGKSLVDINQLLTGMSFVRPMDFEFGPDGALYLIEWGSGFGGNNDNSGIYRIDYIAGERAPIAVAKASPTSGPTPLTATFSSEGSRDPDGGALTYAWTFGDGKSSTEANPTHTYTEAGDYTAQLTVTNPKGRTAVANVPVTVGNTLPAVSIEFPPDGGFFEWGDQVKYTIKVTDPEDGTIDCDRVRLQVLLGHDEHAHPLEQYTGCTGTVQTALAAGHGAEANVFAVFEATYTDDGGEGGSAPLTGRAIEQLQPKRKQAEYYSATGRVPGSTGGGDAGVQKETATDPAGGGQNIGFIEDGDWWSLDPASLTGVDAIRFRAASEAGGGRIEVRSGAADGPLLATATVPGTGGWQSYVDVSVDVTAADTESLFFVARDPGGGAGSLFNVNWMDFLGRGVTENAPPKVTAVATPATGTAPLTVAFDGTATDAEGDTPLTYAWEFGDGGTATTLDAGHTYKAPGSFTATLTVTDSRGAKAYVNVPVKVDAPATSCFGARSDDFLGSALNRDRWTVVRENQTFSVTGGTLRLPTAAGDLYGSRNDATNLVVQPAPAGAWQATTKVTVPVTANYQQAGLIVYGDDDNYAKLDLLYNGSRRAEFIRETAGTPRNESSDSAAAPTGDTVYLRITSDGTNLTAQTSADGQTFTTVGRSAALAGISNPRVGVFALNGGTEAPVVDAAFDWFLLTPDEPATPASRSDEFTGDTLDKCRWDAVVREDAAAYRITGGALRIDVPNGDIYTGSNTGPTNFVLQNAPSGDWTLETKVDGSQLDEQYQQAGLIVYGDDDNYVKLDYVLDNTAGQAPSRRIEFRSEIGAAVQDPQPQAGSLTSGVWYLRLARTGNTYTGSYSADGTDWTAFPALTNAAAGATPKVGLFTLGANQTARKTAAFDYFRLTTDSAPPTTTAALSGTPVEGWYTGPVAVTLTASDTGGVAGTEYQIDGATAWTAYTAPVTISGDGSHEVRFRSTDKAGNVEPAKSATVKIDGTAPLTTAQFAPANDNGWHDGAIPVTLAATDAGSGVGKQEWSLDGGAWTPYTAPIDVTGDGPHELLYRATDKAGNQETLKSAVLRIDGSKPTLLVAGIAHGQLYGDSQDVRISWQAVDPSSGIQSTSATLNGQAYTNGALLAMYELPLGLHDLTAVAVDKAGNRTTTTVQFFVATSFRDMQNLLDRFKATSRLSTQAHKDLSKKLEAVRKAEADGKDDKAIKELNAFKTLVKDPKLVTDTDVRDTLVRDADAMIVRLGGTAGTGWLKGDPTRKAPNRWR is encoded by the coding sequence GTGCCCCGTCGACGATTCCGCCTGCCCGGGCGCAGGCTCATCACCGCTGCCCTGACATCGAGCGCGCTGCTGGCGGGCAGCCTGATCGGCACCGCACAACCGGCAGTGGCCCAGGCCGCAGCCGCCGCCGCGGATCCGTACTCCGTTCTCGTGTTCTCCAAGACCGCTGAGTTCCGGCACGACGCGATTCCGGCCGGGATCGCGGCCATCCGGCAACTCGGTGCGGACAACGGGTTCACCGTGGACGCCACCGAGGACGCCGCGGCCTTCACCGACGACAACCTCGCCAAGTACAAGGCGGTCATCTGGCTCTCCACCACCGGTGACGTCCTCGATCCGGGGCAGCAGAGCGCCTTCGAGCGCTACATCAAGGCCGGCGGCGGCTACGCCGGCATCCACGCCGCTTCCGACACCGAGTACAGCTGGCCCTGGTACGGCAAGCTCGTCGGCGCCTACTTCTCCGGTCACCCGGCCAACCAGCAGGCCGTCGTCAAGGTCGAGGACCACGCCCACCCGTCGACGGCCGGGCTGCCGGACCGATGGTCACGTTTCGACGAGTGGTACAACTTCCGGACCAACCCGCGCGGCGCCGTTCACGTGCTCGCGAGCCTCGACGAGACCAGCTACACGCCGGGCTCGGGGGCGATGGGCTCCGACCACCCGACGGCCTGGTGCCAGGACTACGACGGGGGCCGGGCCTGGTACACCGGCGGCGGCCACACCCAGGAGTCGTACGCGGATCCGCAGTTCCTCTCCCATCTGCTGGGCGGCATCCGGACCGCGGCGGGCGTGCTCGACGCGGACTGCGGCGCCTCGCTGACCTCGAGCTTCGAGAAGGTCACGCTGGACGCCAACACCAGCAACCCGATGGAGCTGGACATCGCGGGCGACGGACGCGTCTTCTATGTCGAGCGGGACGGCCGCGTCCAGATCATCAAGCCCGACACCGGCCGTACGGTGACCGCGGTTGACCTTGATGTCTTCACCGGCAACGAGGACGGGCTGATCGGTATCCGGCTCGACCCGGACTTCGACAGCAACGGCTGGGTCTATCTCTACTACGCCCGCAACGACGGAGTGCCGCGCAATCTGTTGTCGCGCTTCACCGTCACCGGTGACTCGATCGCCACCTCCAGCGAGAAGGTGGTGCTGCAGGTCGACACCCAGCGCAACACCTGCTGCCACGCGGGCGGGAGCATGACCTTCGACGCCGCCGGCAACCTTTACCTGGCCACCGGTGACAACACCAACCCCTTCGAGTCGGACGCGTTCGCCCCGCTCGACGAGCGGCCGGGCCGGCAGGACTACGACTCCCAGCGGACCTCCGCCAACACCAACGACCTGCGGGGCAAGGTGCTGCGGATCCACCCCGAGGACGACGGCACCTACACCGTGCCGGCCGGCAACCTGTTCGCGCCCGGAACGGCCAAGACCCGCCCCGAGATCTACGCGATGGGCTTCCGTAACCCGTTCCGCATCGGCATCGATCCCAAGACCGGCACCCTGTACCTCGGCGACTACGGTCCCGACGCGAGCGCGGCCAACCCCAACCGGGGGCCCGAGGGCACGGTCGAGTGGAACATCGTCGGCGCCGCGGGCAACTTCGGCTGGCCGTACTGCACCGGCGCCAACTACGCGTACAACGACTATCAGTTCCCGTCCGGGCCGAGCGGCGCCAAGTTCAACTGCGCGGCGCCGGTGAACGACTCACCCAACAACACCGGCCTGACCACCCTGCCGCCGGCCCTCGCGGCCACCGTCGACTACGACTACGGCGGCAACCCGCGCTTCGGAGAGATCGGCGGCGGCGGGGCCCCGATGGGCGGGCCCGTCTACCGGTACGACGCCGATTCCACCTCGGCCCGCAAGTGGCCGGCCTACTACGACGGCAAGGCGCTGTTCGGCGAGTGGAACCAGTCCAAGATGTACACGATGCAGGTGACCCCCGACGGCAAGTCCCTGGTCGACATCAACCAGTTGCTGACCGGCATGAGCTTCGTCCGCCCGATGGACTTCGAGTTCGGCCCGGACGGCGCGTTGTACCTGATCGAGTGGGGCAGCGGGTTCGGCGGCAACAACGACAACTCCGGGATCTACCGGATCGACTACATCGCCGGTGAGCGGGCGCCGATCGCGGTGGCCAAGGCGTCGCCGACCTCGGGCCCGACGCCGTTGACGGCGACGTTCTCGAGCGAGGGCTCCCGCGACCCGGACGGCGGCGCGCTCACCTACGCCTGGACGTTCGGCGACGGCAAGTCCTCCACCGAGGCCAACCCCACGCACACCTACACCGAGGCCGGTGACTACACCGCGCAGCTCACCGTGACCAACCCCAAGGGCCGTACGGCGGTGGCCAACGTCCCGGTGACGGTCGGCAACACCCTGCCTGCCGTCTCCATCGAGTTCCCACCCGACGGCGGCTTCTTCGAGTGGGGCGACCAGGTCAAGTACACGATCAAGGTGACCGACCCCGAGGACGGGACGATCGACTGCGACCGCGTACGCCTGCAAGTGCTGCTCGGCCACGACGAGCACGCCCACCCGCTGGAGCAGTACACCGGCTGCACCGGCACCGTGCAGACCGCCCTGGCCGCCGGGCACGGCGCCGAGGCCAACGTGTTCGCGGTCTTCGAGGCCACCTACACCGATGACGGTGGCGAGGGCGGCTCCGCCCCGCTCACCGGCCGGGCCATCGAGCAGCTGCAGCCCAAACGCAAGCAGGCCGAGTACTACTCGGCGACCGGGCGGGTCCCCGGCAGCACCGGCGGCGGCGACGCCGGCGTGCAGAAGGAGACCGCCACCGACCCGGCCGGCGGCGGCCAGAACATCGGTTTCATCGAGGACGGCGACTGGTGGTCGCTCGACCCGGCCAGCCTGACCGGCGTCGACGCGATCCGCTTCCGGGCGGCGTCCGAGGCGGGCGGCGGGCGGATCGAGGTGCGCTCCGGCGCGGCCGACGGCCCGCTGCTGGCCACGGCCACCGTACCGGGCACGGGTGGCTGGCAGAGCTACGTCGACGTCTCCGTCGACGTCACGGCGGCCGACACCGAGTCCCTGTTCTTCGTCGCCCGTGACCCCGGCGGCGGAGCAGGGTCGCTGTTCAACGTCAACTGGATGGACTTCCTCGGGCGCGGCGTCACCGAGAACGCGCCCCCGAAAGTCACCGCGGTTGCCACCCCGGCCACCGGCACCGCGCCGCTCACGGTGGCCTTCGACGGCACCGCGACCGACGCCGAGGGCGACACCCCGCTGACGTACGCCTGGGAGTTCGGCGACGGCGGCACCGCCACCACCCTGGACGCCGGCCACACCTACAAGGCGCCCGGTTCCTTCACCGCCACTCTGACAGTGACCGACAGCCGGGGCGCCAAGGCGTACGTCAACGTCCCGGTCAAGGTGGACGCGCCGGCCACGTCCTGCTTCGGGGCGCGGTCGGACGACTTCCTCGGCAGCGCGCTCAACCGTGACCGCTGGACGGTGGTCCGGGAGAACCAGACCTTCTCGGTCACCGGCGGCACGCTGCGCCTGCCCACGGCGGCGGGCGACCTGTACGGCAGCCGCAACGACGCGACCAACCTGGTCGTGCAGCCCGCACCCGCCGGGGCCTGGCAGGCCACGACCAAGGTGACCGTGCCGGTGACGGCGAACTATCAGCAGGCCGGTCTGATCGTCTACGGCGACGACGACAACTACGCCAAGCTGGACCTGCTGTACAACGGCTCGCGCCGGGCCGAGTTCATCCGGGAAACGGCCGGGACGCCGCGCAACGAGAGCAGCGACAGCGCCGCGGCGCCGACCGGTGACACGGTCTACCTGCGCATCACCAGCGACGGGACCAACCTGACGGCGCAGACCTCGGCCGACGGGCAGACGTTCACGACGGTCGGCCGCTCGGCCGCGCTGGCCGGGATCAGCAACCCGCGGGTCGGTGTCTTCGCCCTCAACGGTGGCACCGAAGCGCCGGTGGTGGACGCGGCCTTCGACTGGTTCCTGCTCACCCCGGACGAGCCGGCCACACCGGCCTCGCGTTCCGACGAGTTCACCGGTGACACGCTCGACAAGTGCCGGTGGGACGCCGTCGTGCGGGAGGACGCGGCCGCGTACCGGATCACCGGCGGGGCGTTGCGGATCGACGTGCCCAACGGCGACATCTACACCGGGAGCAACACCGGGCCGACGAACTTCGTCCTCCAGAACGCGCCGTCCGGCGACTGGACCCTGGAGACCAAGGTCGACGGCAGCCAGCTCGACGAGCAGTACCAGCAGGCCGGGCTGATTGTTTACGGCGACGACGACAACTACGTCAAACTCGACTACGTGCTCGACAACACGGCCGGGCAGGCGCCCAGCCGCCGGATCGAGTTCCGCAGCGAGATCGGGGCGGCCGTACAGGACCCGCAGCCGCAGGCCGGCAGCCTCACCTCGGGCGTGTGGTACCTGCGGCTGGCCCGGACCGGTAACACCTACACCGGCTCCTACTCGGCCGACGGCACGGACTGGACGGCGTTCCCGGCGCTGACCAACGCCGCGGCCGGGGCCACCCCGAAGGTGGGCCTGTTCACCCTCGGGGCCAACCAGACCGCGCGGAAGACCGCGGCGTTCGACTACTTCCGGCTGACCACCGACTCCGCTCCTCCGACGACCACGGCTGCGCTCTCCGGCACTCCGGTCGAGGGCTGGTACACCGGGCCCGTGGCGGTCACGCTGACCGCGTCGGACACCGGGGGCGTGGCCGGCACGGAATATCAGATCGACGGCGCGACTGCCTGGACCGCGTACACCGCACCGGTGACGATCAGCGGGGACGGCTCGCACGAGGTGCGGTTCCGCTCGACCGACAAGGCCGGAAACGTGGAGCCCGCGAAGTCGGCCACGGTGAAGATCGACGGCACGGCTCCGCTGACGACGGCGCAGTTCGCTCCGGCCAACGACAACGGCTGGCACGACGGGGCCATCCCGGTCACGCTGGCCGCGACCGACGCCGGGTCGGGGGTCGGCAAACAGGAATGGTCGCTCGACGGTGGGGCCTGGACGCCGTACACCGCGCCGATCGACGTGACCGGGGACGGGCCGCACGAGCTGCTCTACCGGGCCACCGACAAGGCCGGCAACCAGGAGACGCTGAAGTCGGCGGTCCTGCGGATCGACGGCAGCAAACCGACCCTGCTGGTGGCCGGGATCGCCCACGGCCAGCTCTACGGCGACAGCCAGGACGTCCGCATCTCGTGGCAGGCGGTCGACCCGAGCTCCGGGATCCAGAGCACCTCGGCCACCCTGAACGGGCAGGCGTACACCAACGGAGCGCTGCTGGCCATGTACGAGCTGCCGCTGGGTCTGCACGACCTGACGGCGGTCGCGGTCGACAAGGCGGGCAACCGCACCACCACGACGGTGCAGTTCTTCGTGGCCACCTCGTTCCGCGACATGCAGAACCTGCTCGACCGGTTCAAGGCGACCAGCCGGCTCTCCACCCAGGCGCACAAGGACTTGTCCAAGAAACTGGAGGCGGTGCGCAAGGCGGAGGCGGACGGCAAGGACGACAAGGCGATCAAGGAACTGAACGCCTTCAAGACCCTCGTCAAGGACCCCAAGCTGGTCACCGACACCGACGTCAGGGACACCCTGGTCCGCGACGCCGACGCGATGATCGTACGGCTGGGGGGAACGGCCGGCACGGGCTGGCTCAAGGGTGACCCGACCCGCAAGGCGCCGAACCGCTGGCGTTGA
- a CDS encoding carbohydrate ABC transporter permease → MTVTTSPQTQPVAEQPAAEIPRRKRHRTKDTASWPVAVLGWLGSLILFSPVAYMLLKSFQTETDAASPVPKLIFKPTFEHYPEVFGQGFWAYAGNSIAIAVISTVVVLLLAIPAAYALAVRPVRKAQDSLFFFISTKMMPVAAAIIPVYIVAQQLGLLNTVTVLIIMHLGMNLPLAIWMIRSFLQEVPGEVLEAAAMDGAGRLRAMRSIVLPLIRPGLWSTALLCCVFSWNEYFYAVNLTTTTSSLPLFMQKFLSFGELYTAQVAAVATVVSVPVVILGWICQRSLVRGLLFGAVK, encoded by the coding sequence ATGACCGTCACCACCTCGCCCCAGACCCAGCCCGTCGCCGAGCAGCCCGCGGCCGAGATCCCGCGCCGCAAGCGGCATCGCACCAAGGACACGGCGAGCTGGCCGGTGGCCGTGCTCGGCTGGCTGGGCTCGCTCATCCTGTTCTCACCGGTCGCCTACATGCTGCTCAAGAGCTTCCAGACGGAGACCGACGCCGCCTCCCCCGTACCCAAGCTGATCTTCAAGCCGACCTTCGAGCACTATCCCGAGGTGTTCGGCCAGGGCTTCTGGGCGTACGCGGGCAACTCGATCGCCATCGCCGTGATCTCGACCGTCGTGGTGTTGCTGCTGGCGATCCCGGCGGCCTACGCGCTCGCCGTCCGGCCGGTCCGCAAGGCCCAGGACTCGCTGTTCTTCTTCATCAGCACCAAGATGATGCCGGTCGCCGCGGCCATCATCCCGGTGTACATCGTGGCGCAGCAGCTCGGCCTGCTCAACACGGTCACCGTGCTGATCATCATGCATCTGGGCATGAACCTGCCCCTGGCGATCTGGATGATCCGCTCGTTCTTGCAGGAAGTGCCGGGCGAGGTGCTCGAGGCGGCGGCCATGGACGGTGCCGGCCGGTTGCGGGCCATGCGCAGCATCGTGCTGCCGCTGATCCGGCCGGGCCTGTGGTCGACCGCCCTGCTGTGCTGCGTCTTCTCCTGGAACGAGTACTTCTACGCGGTCAACCTGACCACCACGACGTCCAGCCTGCCGCTGTTCATGCAGAAGTTCCTGTCGTTCGGCGAGCTCTACACCGCCCAGGTGGCCGCGGTCGCCACGGTGGTCAGTGTTCCCGTCGTCATCCTCGGCTGGATCTGCCAGCGGAGCCTCGTCCGTGGTCTGTTGTTCGGAGCGGTGAAGTGA
- a CDS encoding carbohydrate ABC transporter permease yields the protein MTTIAPPAPKTSSRRDSWSRRAPLLPALIITLLLTQVPFVMTIWYSLQNWNLLNPGRRSFAGLDNYQQTFTDSVFWQSLGNTAVLTVGATVASMVVGLVLAVLLQKKFPGRGIARTLAITPFFVMPVAAALFWRSAIFDPSFGLLGWLTDAVGLPRVNWLSEQSMLSIIMISSWRWTPFAMLVLLAGLQALPEDQLEAARVDGATWWQQFRGVMLPHLRPFLELTALLLSMNLIQTFGEIALLTAGGPAFGTTNITYYVYLRAFQSFDYGLASAYGLVALVLTIALALPALRLLSGIFQQEGRR from the coding sequence ATGACCACCATCGCGCCACCAGCGCCCAAGACGTCGAGTCGGCGCGATTCGTGGAGCCGCCGCGCGCCGCTTCTCCCCGCGCTGATCATCACCCTGCTGCTGACCCAGGTCCCGTTCGTCATGACGATCTGGTACTCGCTGCAGAACTGGAACCTGCTGAATCCGGGCCGGCGCAGTTTCGCCGGCCTTGACAACTACCAGCAGACCTTCACCGACAGCGTGTTCTGGCAGTCGCTCGGCAACACCGCGGTCCTGACCGTCGGCGCCACTGTCGCCAGCATGGTGGTCGGGCTCGTGCTGGCCGTCCTGCTGCAGAAGAAGTTCCCCGGCCGCGGCATCGCCCGCACGCTGGCGATCACCCCGTTCTTCGTCATGCCGGTCGCGGCCGCCCTGTTCTGGCGCAGCGCCATCTTCGACCCGTCGTTCGGGCTGCTGGGCTGGCTCACCGACGCCGTCGGCCTGCCCCGGGTCAACTGGCTCAGCGAGCAGTCGATGCTGTCGATCATCATGATCTCGTCCTGGCGCTGGACGCCGTTCGCGATGCTGGTGCTCCTGGCCGGGCTCCAGGCCCTGCCCGAGGACCAGCTGGAGGCGGCGCGCGTCGACGGGGCCACCTGGTGGCAGCAGTTCCGCGGCGTGATGCTGCCCCACCTGCGCCCGTTCCTCGAACTGACCGCGCTGCTGCTGAGCATGAACCTCATCCAGACCTTCGGCGAGATCGCGCTGCTCACCGCGGGCGGTCCCGCGTTCGGCACCACCAACATCACCTATTACGTGTACCTGCGCGCGTTCCAGTCCTTCGACTACGGTCTCGCCTCGGCGTACGGACTGGTGGCCCTGGTCCTCACCATCGCGCTCGCACTGCCGGCCTTGCGCCTGCTCTCGGGCATCTTCCAGCAGGAGGGCCGGCGATGA
- a CDS encoding alcohol dehydrogenase catalytic domain-containing protein, producing MRAIVLDGRNGVELSTRPEPTPGPGQVVVAPAAVGICGTDLHLVDGSYATGRYSVVPGHEFAGTVTAVGSGVTGLAEGDLVGVDPNVPCGECRWCRVKAVNLCVRLEPVGVTRDGACADRVLVPARVTYRLPAGVDATAGALVEPLACVLHALDRAPTVTDRDVLIYGAGSIGLLMAAMLRQRGAGRIQIVEPHEVRRDAALRLGADAAAAGSADLDLRDGAELVIEASGHPAAITDALDRIAVRGTLVQMGVTAPDTTVPLHPFEVFEKEITVLGSNSLADCYPAAAEQMAGLTATLRPLVTHTFPLESYAEALAAAASPEALKVHVMVQ from the coding sequence ATGCGTGCGATCGTGTTGGACGGCCGGAACGGCGTCGAGTTGTCCACCCGCCCCGAGCCCACGCCCGGACCGGGGCAGGTGGTCGTCGCCCCGGCCGCGGTCGGCATCTGCGGCACCGACCTGCACCTGGTCGACGGCAGCTACGCCACCGGCCGCTACTCGGTCGTCCCCGGCCACGAGTTCGCCGGCACGGTCACCGCGGTCGGCTCCGGCGTCACCGGCCTGGCCGAGGGAGACCTGGTCGGGGTCGACCCCAACGTGCCCTGCGGCGAGTGCCGCTGGTGCCGGGTCAAGGCGGTCAACCTCTGCGTACGGCTCGAACCGGTCGGCGTCACCCGCGACGGCGCCTGCGCCGACCGGGTCCTGGTGCCCGCGCGGGTCACCTACCGGCTCCCGGCCGGTGTGGACGCCACCGCCGGCGCTCTGGTCGAACCCCTGGCCTGTGTGCTGCACGCCCTCGACCGCGCTCCCACGGTCACCGATCGCGACGTGCTCATCTACGGCGCCGGATCCATCGGCCTGCTGATGGCGGCCATGCTGCGGCAGCGTGGCGCCGGCCGCATCCAGATCGTCGAGCCGCACGAGGTCCGCCGCGACGCGGCCCTGCGCCTGGGGGCCGACGCCGCCGCGGCCGGCTCGGCGGACCTCGACCTCCGCGACGGCGCGGAGCTCGTCATCGAGGCCAGCGGCCACCCGGCGGCCATCACCGACGCGCTGGACCGGATCGCCGTGCGCGGCACCCTGGTCCAGATGGGTGTCACCGCCCCGGACACCACGGTGCCGCTGCACCCGTTCGAGGTTTTCGAGAAAGAGATCACCGTGCTCGGCTCGAACAGCCTGGCCGACTGCTATCCGGCCGCCGCCGAGCAGATGGCCGGCCTGACGGCGACGCTGCGGCCGCTGGTCACCCATACCTTCCCCCTCGAGTCCTACGCCGAGGCACTGGCCGCAGCGGCCTCCCCCGAGGCGCTCAAGGTGCACGTCATGGTGCAGTAA